ATAAATTTTTATTAAAAATAATAATATTTTTTTCATTATTTTATTACCTTGTTTATATCTTTTTCAATATCTTTATACTTTAATTTTTTTATTTTTTCTTTTAAGACAGATTTGCCTACAAATATATAATCTGTATTTTTTTTTAATTTATCTTTATGTATTTTTACAAATTCTTTAAATATTCTTTTGATTCTATTTCGTTGAACTGCATTTCCAGTTTTTTTACTTGCTACAAAGCCAAATCGTTGCTCATTATTTACATTTTCCTTTATAAAAATAATAGCATACTTTGTATGCATTT
This is a stretch of genomic DNA from Leptotrichia hofstadii. It encodes these proteins:
- the rnpA gene encoding ribonuclease P protein component, which encodes MSINKIKKSKDFSLIYNKSQKMHTKYAIIFIKENVNNEQRFGFVASKKTGNAVQRNRIKRIFKEFVKIHKDKLKKNTDYIFVGKSVLKEKIKKLKYKDIEKDINKVIK